The Candidatus Methylomirabilota bacterium genomic sequence CCCAGCTGCTGCGCGACCGCCTCGCCCTGGCCCTCGCGGTGGTGTTGCCGGTGGTGCTCACCGCGCTGCTGGGCACCACGATCTCGCTGACCGTCACCGACATTCCGCTGGTGGTCCAGGACCTGGACCAGACGCCGCTCTCGCGCCGCTACATCGACGCCTACCGCAGCTCGCTCACGTTCCGGATCGTCGCGCTCCCGATCGCGTCCTCGCCCGAGTCCGCCATCGCCCGCGGCCGCGCCCGCGGCGCCCTGATCCTGCCCGAGCACTTCGAGCGCGAGATCCGGCGCGGCCGCGTGGCCCGGGCCCAGCTGCTGGTTGACGGCACCGACACCAACACCGCCCTGCTCGTGCAGGGCGCGTCCGGGCAGATCACGCGCGCGTTCGTCCAGCAGCTGCCCGGCGACGCGCGGGCGCCCGCGGTGCAGACCGCCACCCGGCTCTGGTTCAACCCGGGCCGCGAGCCGCGCAAGTTCTACGGCCCCGGAATGCTCGTGCTGTCGCTGTCGATCTTTCCCACCGTGCTCGCCGCGCTGGCCATGTCGCGCGAGGGCGAGCAGCAGACGATCCTGCAGGTCTACGTCTCGAGCATCTCGGCCCACGAGTACCTCCTGGGCAAGATCCTGGCCGGGATGGTGATCGGGACGGTCCAGTGCCTGCTCGTGATCGGCCTCATGTTCACCCTGTTCGGGCTGCGCCTGGCGGGCGATCCGACGCCGCTCGTCCTCGGCAGCCTCCTCTTCCTCTTCTGCGTGGTGAGCTTCGGCACCTGGGTGGGCGGGGCCATCCCCAACCAGGCCGCCGCGGTCCAGGGGGTGTCGCTCGGCGGCTTCCTGCTCGCCTTCCTGCTCTCCGGCCTCATCTTCCCGATCGAGAACATCCCGCGCTCGCTCGCCTGGATCTCGAGCCTGGTGCAGGCGCGCTACTACATCGTCCTGGTGCGCGACGCGTTCCTGCAGGGCGGCGGCTGGCCGGCGGTGTGGTGGGCGGTGCTGATGATCGGCGTCCTCGGCGCCGGGTACTACGCCCTGGCCTGGCTCGCGATGCGGCGC encodes the following:
- a CDS encoding ABC transporter permease; this encodes MRRILAQARKDLTQLLRDRLALALAVVLPVVLTALLGTTISLTVTDIPLVVQDLDQTPLSRRYIDAYRSSLTFRIVALPIASSPESAIARGRARGALILPEHFEREIRRGRVARAQLLVDGTDTNTALLVQGASGQITRAFVQQLPGDARAPAVQTATRLWFNPGREPRKFYGPGMLVLSLSIFPTVLAALAMSREGEQQTILQVYVSSISAHEYLLGKILAGMVIGTVQCLLVIGLMFTLFGLRLAGDPTPLVLGSLLFLFCVVSFGTWVGGAIPNQAAAVQGVSLGGFLLAFLLSGLIFPIENIPRSLAWISSLVQARYYIVLVRDAFLQGGGWPAVWWAVLMIGVLGAGYYALAWLAMRRMQVKA